Proteins encoded within one genomic window of Bacillus sp. F19:
- a CDS encoding NAD(P)-binding domain-containing protein, protein MNELNISNGCCAPTAQNAPTNSEVTQETNKLPVAIIGGGPVGLAAAAHLESRGESFFLLEAGNQVGANILSWGHVRLFSPWRYNIDKAASALLEKHDWTQPDLEALPTGKELVEEYLHSLSNLPEIKPFLHLNTKVLSIGKKDTDKMKTANRDHVPFIIYAEINGEFKTFEARAVLDATGTWGNPNPSNSNGIWLKEEKTLKNQIFYGIPDILGKEKERYANKRVSVVGGGHSAINALLDLAKLKESYPETEIIWIMRRQNVQDAYGGEEKDALAARGALGSRIHQLVDANLITVETPFLIQFLKKSDKGMDIVGTQHGKQRSLSEINQLIVNAGSRPDLAMISEIRTSIDSATESVEALSPLIDPNLHSCGTVRPHGEKELRQPEKNFYIVGAKSYGRAPTFLMATGYEQVRSVVASLSGDHDAAEKVELDLPETGVCSVNIKSTSSCDETSSCC, encoded by the coding sequence ATGAACGAATTAAATATATCAAATGGGTGCTGTGCCCCAACAGCTCAAAATGCACCAACAAATTCTGAGGTTACTCAAGAAACAAACAAGTTGCCTGTTGCGATTATAGGCGGTGGACCTGTAGGTCTTGCAGCCGCAGCCCATCTAGAAAGCAGAGGAGAATCCTTTTTCCTATTAGAAGCTGGCAATCAAGTAGGGGCAAATATATTATCATGGGGACATGTGCGGTTATTTTCACCATGGCGATATAACATTGATAAAGCTGCGTCAGCCTTACTCGAAAAGCATGACTGGACTCAACCGGATTTAGAAGCTTTGCCAACAGGAAAAGAACTCGTTGAAGAATATTTGCATTCTCTTTCCAACCTTCCTGAAATTAAACCGTTTTTACATCTAAATACAAAGGTTTTGTCCATTGGGAAAAAAGATACCGATAAAATGAAAACGGCGAATCGTGATCATGTGCCGTTTATCATTTACGCAGAAATAAATGGCGAGTTTAAGACGTTTGAAGCGAGAGCTGTGTTAGATGCTACTGGTACATGGGGAAATCCAAATCCATCAAATTCAAATGGAATATGGCTTAAAGAGGAAAAAACTCTTAAAAATCAAATCTTTTACGGAATACCTGACATTTTAGGAAAAGAAAAAGAACGCTATGCCAATAAACGGGTGTCAGTTGTAGGCGGCGGTCATTCAGCAATTAATGCATTATTGGATCTGGCAAAACTGAAAGAATCCTACCCGGAAACGGAGATCATTTGGATAATGAGAAGACAGAATGTTCAAGATGCATATGGCGGTGAAGAAAAAGATGCTCTTGCTGCCAGAGGAGCCCTAGGCAGCCGCATCCATCAGCTGGTTGATGCAAACCTGATTACCGTTGAAACTCCTTTTCTTATTCAGTTCCTTAAAAAATCTGACAAAGGAATGGACATTGTAGGTACCCAACATGGAAAACAGCGATCACTCTCTGAAATAAATCAATTGATTGTTAACGCAGGCAGCCGTCCAGATCTTGCTATGATCAGTGAAATTCGGACATCCATTGATTCTGCTACCGAAAGTGTTGAAGCGTTATCACCACTGATTGATCCGAATCTCCACAGCTGCGGAACAGTTCGTCCGCATGGGGAAAAGGAACTTCGTCAGCCGGAAAAGAATTTTTATATTGTGGGTGCAAAAAGTTATGGACGTGCTCCTACCTTCCTGATGGCAACAGGTTATGAACAAGTTCGGTCTGTAGTTGCATCCCTTAGCGGTGACCATGATGCAGCTGAAAAAGTGGAATTAGACCTCCCTGAAACTGGTGTTTGCAGTGTTAATATTAAATCCACATCCTCATGTGACGAAACTAGTTCTTGCTGTTAA
- a CDS encoding MarR family winged helix-turn-helix transcriptional regulator encodes MENTRELFQIMTRRFGLLNKNCCTAGGIDISLIQSHILYEIDHMHQPSIQQVADALGTDITTFSRQIQSLIKMNLVKKTTHPDDRRVYVLSLTTEGKYIATTIDHQMNAYLNEVFSHMNEFEKETVIRSIKLLNDSMAKSSVCCTPPLG; translated from the coding sequence ATGGAAAACACACGCGAATTATTTCAAATCATGACCAGACGCTTTGGTTTACTTAATAAAAACTGCTGTACAGCAGGAGGAATTGATATTTCATTAATACAGAGCCATATCCTTTATGAAATCGACCATATGCATCAACCTTCTATTCAACAAGTAGCAGATGCATTGGGGACGGATATTACGACATTCAGCAGACAAATCCAATCATTAATTAAGATGAACTTAGTCAAAAAAACGACTCATCCTGATGATAGAAGAGTTTACGTTCTTTCTTTAACTACTGAAGGTAAGTATATTGCAACAACGATTGATCATCAGATGAATGCTTATTTAAATGAAGTTTTCTCTCATATGAACGAATTTGAAAAAGAAACAGTCATACGCTCCATTAAGCTGTTGAATGACTCCATGGCAAAATCCAGCGTTTGCTGCACACCGCCATTGGGGTAA